A part of Dasypus novemcinctus isolate mDasNov1 chromosome 5, mDasNov1.1.hap2, whole genome shotgun sequence genomic DNA contains:
- the EN2 gene encoding homeobox protein engrailed-2, which produces MSTIQAPGCSRGGAGAGGSKRQRGEPRQRAQGQEGMEENDPNPGEAAAAAEGQRQQESSSSGSSGGGGGSPSPSDVDTGRRRALILPVVLQAPGNHQHPHRITNFFIDNILRPEFGRRKDAGTCCAGGGGGRGGGGEEGGGAGGAEGGGGAGGAEQLLLSVSREPRQNPASAPGAGGPLPGGGGDSPGDGEGGSKALSLHGGAKKGGDPGGPLDGALKPRGLGGGDLSVSSDSDSSQASANLGTQPMLWPAWVYCTRYSDRPSSGPRSRKPKKKNPNKEDKRPRTAFTAEQLQRLKAEFQTNRYLTEQRRQSLAQELSLNESQIKIWFQNKRAKIKKATGNKNTLAVHLMAQGLYNHSTTAKEGKSDSE; this is translated from the exons ATGTCCACGATTCAAGCCCCGGGCTGCAGCCGCGGCGGCGCCGGAGCCGGAGGAAGCAAAAGGCAAAGAGGAGAACCGAGACAGAGAGCGCAGGGGCAGGAGGG CATGGAGGAGAATGACCCAAACCCCggcgaggcggcggcggcggcggaggggCAGCGGCAGCAGGAATCCAGCAGTAGTGGCAgctccggcggcggcggcggcagccccagccccagcgaCGTGGACACCGGCCGCCGGCGGGCTCTGATCCTGCCCGTGGTCCTGCAGGCGCCGGGCAACCACCAGCACCCCCACCGCATCACCAACTTCTTCATCGACAACATCTTGCGGCCGGAGTTCGGCCGGAGGAAGGACGCCGGAACGTGCTGTGCGGgcggagggggaggaagaggaggcggaggagaagaaggaggcgGCGCGGGCGGCGCAGAGggaggcggcggcgcgggcggcgccGAGCAGCTCTTGCTGTCCGTGAGCCGCGAGCCCCGGCAGAACCCCGCCTCTGCGCCCGGGGCGGGCGGGCCGCTGCCCGGCGGTGGGGGCGACTCTCCGGGCGACGGTGAAGGCGGCTCGAAAGCGCTCTCGCTCCACGGCGGGGCCAAGAAAGGCGGCGACCCGGGTGGCCCCCTGGACGGAGCGCTCAAGCCCCGCGGCTTGGGTGGCGGCGACCTGTCGGTGAGCTCAGACTCGGACAGCTCGCAGGCCAGCGCCAACCTGGGCACGCAGCCCATGCTCTGGCCGGCCTGGGTCTACTGCACGCGCTACTCGGACAGGCCTTCTTCAG GGCCCAGGTCTCGCAAACCAAAGAAGAAGAACCCGAACAAAGAGGACAAGCGGCCGCGGACCGCCTTCACCGCGGAGCAGCTGCAGAGGCTCAAGGCCGAGTTCCAGACCAACAGGTACCTGACGGAGCAGCGGCGGCAAAGCCTGGCGCAGGAGCTCAGTCTCAACGAGTCGCAGATCAAGATTTGGTTCCAGAACAAGCGCGCCAAGATCAAGAAGGCGACGGGCAACAAGAACACGCTGGCCGTGCACCTCATGGCGCAGGGCTTGTACAACCACTCCACCACGGCCAAGGAGGGCAAGTCGGACAGCGAGTAg